From a region of the Chloroflexota bacterium genome:
- a CDS encoding sigma-70 family RNA polymerase sigma factor, with the protein MHDTLAAQVEAVWHKLQRQFQWSLVQEQAAIIRSVTQDLAQHAGPINEQQIKLAIQQAYAQCLYGAIMAMRMNNPRRHVQPNANLACDDIYTMAFRRALKLGAEEQLARDIAQEVVKVLITNPEKVREPKALFSWVWYQVRDFTSRDRRAKPVDSLEQVEERTNNSAILVSNTNVSEQIEDRLFAQAILDLLPTILSPLQHQIIDLVCFQELTPRDAAERLNTSAHHVRVEKSRALAKIRSHPALQAWIDAD; encoded by the coding sequence ATGCACGATACACTTGCTGCCCAAGTTGAGGCGGTATGGCACAAGCTTCAGCGCCAATTTCAATGGTCGCTTGTCCAGGAACAAGCGGCGATCATTCGCTCGGTAACCCAAGATTTAGCCCAACACGCTGGGCCAATTAATGAACAACAGATAAAATTGGCGATTCAGCAAGCCTATGCGCAGTGTCTCTACGGTGCTATTATGGCAATGCGGATGAATAATCCACGGCGGCATGTCCAACCAAACGCCAACTTAGCCTGTGACGATATTTACACCATGGCGTTTCGGCGGGCGCTCAAACTTGGAGCCGAGGAGCAATTGGCGCGTGATATTGCTCAAGAAGTCGTCAAAGTGTTGATCACGAATCCTGAAAAGGTGCGTGAGCCTAAAGCGCTTTTTAGCTGGGTTTGGTATCAAGTTCGTGATTTTACCAGCCGTGATCGACGGGCTAAACCAGTCGATTCGCTTGAGCAAGTAGAAGAGCGAACGAATAATTCTGCGATCTTGGTATCTAACACTAATGTAAGCGAACAAATCGAGGATAGATTATTTGCTCAGGCAATTCTTGATTTACTACCAACAATCCTCTCTCCATTGCAACATCAAATTATTGATTTAGTTTGCTTTCAAGAGTTAACTCCACGCGATGCAGCTGAAAGACTTAATACGAGTGCACATCATGTTCGGGTTGAGAAATCACGAGCACTTGCGAAAATTCGCTCACATCCAGCGCTTCAAGCATGGATTGATGCGGATTAA
- a CDS encoding CHAT domain-containing protein produces the protein MPSVFTIPEQAYAILKTMERNPRAAVIQAQLFDQDGAEPFWKAFLLGSTLLAWERISESVEWLEAAHELAQQAELPQLWQLHTLRALLLQRSLADSSTEIEAWTRLIEQYQKLNEMTEAARTAIYLARAWHSKRDPQAVQQIVDRWLPYLDNPHDRSDAAKLQRVLGAALVAKGEYLRTISLLQAAIAWFAHDANPLEIAKCQVEQAWALIASEQLDEAQTLLDQAAVEFQAHDLPLQQAFVKLNQSALLQLRGDYAGALARCQQARELFNHVGRTIDVGSCEGTLGAIYQQIGHWDAAQAHYMLALAIFTEKSAQGRMLMLYLNLASIAILKRDPSLAHYYIQFYEKAPLAAEHQLFKGSASRIKADIFYQEAAIDLAMETLYLAHDQFLQNGEYTRAAECRLEHTWIGLQHHNGQALDQRLLEELVDQFASQPIHQWRALYGLARLAELQHQPTQALSYYEAASQCIFTLRRQLASEHLSSSLFTRAKQLYLDAFACALGLNNVTSMLLLAEQQRALTIQRLLLHQLPTIAQGFEQTQLLQSIREISRLVQTQRHNAALKAQLQAQLADYVRMLGQLRHQQLPPQLPDQQLEIRTIQANLQRSYGSHWTILSYCWIEHNLLIIGIDQQSIFYEYIAITKEVEQLLRLACDPQSRNFAYRDGRLAPDRDELLWSLQTMLGSLLIPKRVQQQLHADYRLYLVPSGVLHQLPWPALRIADKWLCEVAILQVVPSLTLFTSSPTVASSKRIFLGGCSTFNHPYPNLPHVAAELHTIATDYPADYTLDLQPQCQLASIKAMTKESDYAIIHLATHASMRPIHGLIGHIAFADGELWLSEIIHLNVAHALVLLSTCDGAVAELLPGEENLSLAWAWIVAGARGVLANLWPSRDGSLSTLLNTIHTTLRKGDDPALALALAHRQAIQREDLVLDWGGLVFTSQYYAAERD, from the coding sequence ATGCCCTCTGTTTTTACGATTCCTGAGCAAGCTTATGCCATTCTAAAAACCATGGAACGCAATCCTCGGGCAGCAGTAATTCAGGCTCAGCTATTTGATCAGGATGGTGCTGAACCATTCTGGAAGGCCTTCCTCTTGGGTTCAACCTTGTTGGCTTGGGAGCGAATCAGCGAGTCGGTCGAGTGGTTGGAAGCTGCCCATGAGCTAGCGCAACAAGCGGAGTTGCCGCAACTATGGCAACTCCATACGCTTCGCGCACTGCTGCTCCAACGATCATTAGCTGATAGTTCGACGGAGATCGAAGCTTGGACACGCTTGATCGAGCAATATCAAAAGCTTAACGAGATGACTGAAGCTGCGCGGACTGCAATCTATTTGGCTAGAGCTTGGCATAGTAAACGCGACCCTCAGGCAGTTCAGCAAATTGTCGATCGATGGCTGCCATACTTGGATAATCCTCACGATCGGAGTGATGCGGCGAAACTCCAGCGCGTGCTTGGGGCGGCGCTGGTGGCGAAAGGCGAATATCTTCGGACAATTTCGCTTTTGCAAGCAGCAATTGCTTGGTTTGCGCATGATGCTAATCCGCTTGAAATTGCTAAATGTCAAGTTGAACAGGCTTGGGCCTTGATCGCATCTGAGCAATTGGACGAGGCTCAAACGTTGCTGGATCAAGCGGCGGTTGAATTTCAAGCCCATGATTTGCCATTACAGCAAGCCTTCGTGAAGCTCAATCAAAGTGCCCTTTTGCAATTGCGCGGCGATTACGCTGGGGCATTGGCTCGCTGCCAACAAGCCCGTGAATTGTTTAACCACGTTGGTCGAACGATTGATGTTGGGAGTTGCGAAGGAACGTTGGGCGCAATTTATCAACAAATTGGCCATTGGGATGCTGCTCAGGCTCATTATATGCTGGCGTTGGCGATTTTTACTGAGAAATCGGCTCAAGGCCGGATGTTAATGTTATATTTAAACCTAGCTAGCATTGCGATTCTCAAGCGCGATCCATCCCTAGCACATTATTATATACAATTCTATGAAAAAGCTCCCCTAGCTGCTGAGCACCAATTGTTTAAGGGTAGTGCCTCGCGGATTAAAGCTGATATTTTCTATCAGGAAGCGGCGATTGATTTGGCCATGGAAACGCTTTATTTGGCCCATGATCAGTTTTTACAAAATGGTGAATATACTCGCGCTGCGGAATGCCGCTTAGAACATACCTGGATTGGATTACAGCATCACAATGGCCAAGCACTTGATCAACGATTACTCGAAGAATTAGTTGATCAATTTGCATCGCAACCAATCCATCAATGGCGAGCTTTGTATGGCTTAGCCCGCTTGGCTGAATTACAGCACCAACCAACCCAAGCGCTGAGCTATTATGAGGCGGCTAGTCAATGTATCTTTACGCTGCGTCGCCAACTTGCGAGTGAGCATCTTAGCAGTTCGCTGTTTACGCGAGCCAAACAATTGTATCTTGATGCATTTGCATGTGCTTTGGGCCTGAACAATGTCACAAGTATGCTGCTGTTGGCTGAGCAGCAACGAGCATTAACGATTCAACGCCTTTTACTGCATCAATTGCCAACGATCGCCCAAGGCTTTGAACAAACCCAACTCCTGCAATCAATCCGTGAAATCAGCCGTTTAGTGCAAACGCAACGCCATAATGCGGCGCTCAAAGCCCAATTACAAGCGCAACTAGCCGACTATGTTCGGATGCTTGGGCAACTTCGCCATCAACAGTTGCCACCCCAATTGCCTGACCAACAGCTTGAGATCAGAACCATCCAAGCCAATCTTCAACGTAGCTACGGCTCACATTGGACAATTTTATCCTATTGCTGGATTGAGCATAATCTTTTAATTATCGGAATTGATCAACAATCGATTTTTTATGAATATATCGCCATTACCAAGGAAGTTGAGCAATTGCTGCGGTTGGCGTGTGATCCACAATCCCGTAATTTTGCCTATCGTGATGGGCGTTTAGCGCCTGATCGCGATGAACTATTATGGTCGCTGCAAACAATGTTGGGATCATTACTCATTCCCAAGCGGGTGCAGCAGCAACTCCACGCTGATTATCGTTTGTATCTTGTGCCAAGTGGTGTTTTACATCAATTGCCGTGGCCTGCCTTGCGGATTGCTGATAAGTGGTTGTGTGAGGTGGCAATTTTGCAAGTTGTTCCAAGCCTGACGTTATTTACCTCAAGCCCAACCGTGGCTAGCTCCAAGCGTATTTTTCTAGGTGGTTGTAGCACCTTTAATCATCCCTATCCAAACCTTCCGCATGTAGCTGCCGAGCTGCATACGATTGCGACTGATTATCCTGCCGACTACACGCTTGATCTCCAGCCGCAATGCCAGCTTGCTAGCATCAAAGCGATGACGAAAGAATCTGACTATGCGATTATCCATCTTGCAACCCATGCGAGTATGCGACCGATTCATGGGCTGATTGGTCATATTGCCTTTGCTGATGGCGAGTTATGGCTCAGCGAGATTATCCATTTAAACGTAGCCCATGCCTTAGTTTTGCTATCGACCTGCGATGGAGCTGTGGCCGAGCTACTTCCAGGTGAAGAAAACTTAAGTTTGGCATGGGCTTGGATTGTAGCAGGTGCTCGCGGCGTGCTTGCCAATCTATGGCCGAGCCGTGATGGCAGCCTCAGCACCCTTTTAAATACCATCCATACGACGCTTAGAAAAGGAGACGACCCAGCGCTTGCCCTAGCTTTAGCTCACCGCCAAGCCATCCAACGGGAAGACCTCGTTTTGGATTGGGGCGGATTAGTGTTTACCAGTCAATATTATGCTGCAGAACGCGACTAA
- a CDS encoding discoidin domain-containing protein, whose product MVWNRRILLSLGIILSLFVGSGLLIGKGNAQSMQTITNPWALRSGRATHYDPTVGMGNCSLPMPSDMLLAAMNTSDYGLADYCGAYVTVNGPRGSVTVKIIDRCPGCVVGGIDLSPQAFERIAALEAGNVPITWQLISAPNVSGNVIYNYKEGSSQWWAGVQVRNHRNAIAKFEYRNPQGIFQNVDRVNYNYFLVPGGMGTGPFTFRVTDVYGNVFTDNNIPLRSEGDVAGNQQFPYVPNPGSTTTPSPTPAASPTRTATPTVVSPTTRPDQTIMNASSTEAGSSTQNALDGNLNTRWSSGLPQAAGQWMYVGLPHVTTVSGIKLDAGSSTGDYPTGFIVQTRDDTSNWVTVASGTGSSQLTIINFPARKARYIRVELNANSANWWSIHEATVIFGAQPATLTPTISPPTNTIVPSTATPTLVPTMAPPPFTATPAISTWQAYTSYSVGSLVQHNGIGYRCIQAHTALPGWEPNIVPALWQPI is encoded by the coding sequence ATGGTTTGGAATCGACGGATATTGCTGAGCTTAGGAATTATTTTGAGCTTATTCGTAGGCTCGGGCTTGTTGATTGGCAAAGGCAATGCTCAAAGCATGCAGACGATCACGAATCCATGGGCGCTGCGTAGCGGGCGGGCAACCCATTATGATCCGACGGTTGGGATGGGTAATTGTAGCCTACCAATGCCTAGCGATATGCTTTTGGCTGCGATGAATACCAGCGATTATGGCTTGGCTGATTATTGTGGTGCTTATGTGACCGTCAATGGGCCGCGGGGCAGTGTCACGGTTAAAATTATTGATCGTTGCCCTGGCTGTGTTGTGGGTGGAATTGACCTTAGCCCGCAAGCCTTCGAGCGCATCGCCGCACTTGAAGCGGGGAATGTACCAATTACCTGGCAATTGATCAGTGCACCAAATGTCAGTGGCAACGTAATTTACAATTACAAAGAGGGCAGTAGCCAATGGTGGGCTGGGGTGCAAGTCCGCAATCATCGGAATGCGATAGCCAAATTTGAATATCGCAATCCTCAAGGAATTTTTCAGAATGTTGATCGAGTTAATTATAATTATTTTCTCGTGCCTGGTGGAATGGGGACTGGCCCCTTTACTTTCCGCGTGACTGATGTTTATGGCAATGTCTTTACTGATAACAATATTCCATTGCGTTCAGAGGGCGATGTCGCTGGCAATCAACAGTTTCCGTATGTGCCAAATCCTGGCAGCACAACTACACCGAGCCCTACTCCAGCAGCCAGCCCGACTCGTACTGCAACCCCAACTGTGGTTAGTCCAACCACCCGCCCTGATCAAACAATTATGAATGCTTCATCGACCGAGGCTGGTAGTAGCACCCAAAATGCCCTTGATGGCAACCTCAACACCCGTTGGAGCAGTGGCTTACCACAGGCAGCTGGCCAATGGATGTATGTTGGCCTGCCCCATGTTACAACTGTTTCGGGAATTAAACTTGATGCAGGCAGTTCAACAGGCGATTATCCGACGGGCTTTATTGTGCAAACGCGCGATGATACCAGCAATTGGGTGACGGTTGCCAGCGGAACTGGCTCAAGCCAACTCACCATCATTAACTTTCCTGCCCGTAAGGCTCGTTATATTCGGGTTGAACTAAACGCCAATTCAGCTAACTGGTGGTCAATTCATGAAGCAACGGTTATTTTTGGGGCACAGCCAGCGACCCTAACTCCTACGATCTCACCACCAACCAACACGATTGTTCCCTCGACGGCAACCCCAACCTTAGTTCCAACGATGGCTCCACCACCATTTACCGCTACCCCAGCTATTAGTACTTGGCAAGCGTATACCAGCTATAGCGTTGGCAGCCTTGTCCAGCATAATGGGATTGGCTATCGTTGTATTCAAGCCCATACTGCGTTGCCTGGCTGGGAACCAAATATTGTGCCAGCGCTCTGGCAGCCAATCTAG
- a CDS encoding sigma-70 family RNA polymerase sigma factor, translating to MAAHQATIDVVAAFGAAQGWQLSPQQCFEYAVTLEQSEATTPEEQALVLSYIHTEKHLVQALQDSNHPDHAAALGEVQAQCLHTIRLYSYHWKKDSALDEEDICQLALLRTLEKIKLFKYRSAFRTWITRIVINESLQLHRRQNTQSRAAEQESIELHGGLQSQQESVIDVAINNVERIEFEAILRQQTDQRLLTVFAMYVDQDATLKQIGDYLHLKPSRVHSLLKLVRDLFRGFRANPDHNPPQT from the coding sequence ATGGCAGCTCACCAAGCGACGATTGATGTTGTAGCAGCGTTTGGAGCGGCGCAAGGCTGGCAATTAAGCCCACAACAATGCTTCGAGTATGCTGTGACACTTGAACAGAGTGAAGCCACAACGCCTGAGGAACAGGCGCTCGTTTTGAGCTATATTCATACCGAAAAGCATCTGGTGCAGGCACTCCAAGATAGCAACCACCCTGATCATGCAGCTGCGCTGGGCGAAGTGCAGGCCCAATGTCTGCACACAATTCGGCTTTATAGCTACCACTGGAAAAAAGATAGTGCCTTAGATGAAGAAGATATTTGTCAATTAGCCTTGCTAAGAACCCTCGAGAAAATTAAACTTTTCAAGTATCGTTCAGCCTTCCGCACATGGATTACGCGAATTGTCATTAATGAGTCGTTACAGTTACATCGCCGCCAAAATACTCAATCCCGGGCCGCTGAGCAAGAGTCAATTGAATTGCATGGTGGATTACAGAGCCAGCAAGAATCAGTGATTGATGTTGCGATCAATAATGTTGAACGTATTGAATTTGAAGCGATCCTACGCCAACAAACTGATCAACGCTTACTGACGGTTTTTGCAATGTATGTTGATCAAGATGCAACCTTGAAGCAAATTGGCGACTATCTACATCTCAAGCCGAGCCGAGTGCATAGCTTACTGAAGCTTGTCCGAGATTTATTTCGGGGTTTTCGCGCTAATCCTGATCACAATCCACCACAGACCTGA
- a CDS encoding TerC family protein: protein MDTLVWMWIGFNVFVLAMLALDLGVFHRSAHVVSIKEATLWSVAWIGLAAIFNLGIYLFWQQLVPQSSYTNSEAALAFMTGYLIEKSLSIDNIFVFVLIFGSFAVPAQYQHRVLFWGVLGALVMRGAMIGAGAALIREFHWIIYIFGAFLIVTGIKMAFHQEQTLDPKNNIVVRTFRRIMPVTDEYEHDKFFVRKAGVLMATPLFLVLLMVETTDLIFAVDSIPAIFAVTQEPFLVYTANVFAILGLRSLYFVLAGMVHKFHYLKLGLAFVLSFVGVKMLLVETAFKIPSGISLGVVAAIIATAIGASLIRAKRLETVKS, encoded by the coding sequence ATGGATACCCTCGTTTGGATGTGGATCGGCTTTAATGTCTTTGTTTTGGCCATGTTGGCGCTCGACCTCGGCGTGTTTCATCGCTCAGCGCATGTGGTTTCAATCAAAGAAGCAACATTGTGGAGTGTCGCCTGGATCGGCCTAGCCGCGATCTTCAACTTGGGAATTTACCTCTTTTGGCAGCAGCTCGTACCTCAAAGCAGCTATACCAATAGCGAAGCAGCCCTCGCCTTTATGACTGGCTACCTGATTGAAAAATCGCTCAGTATCGACAATATTTTTGTGTTTGTGCTGATTTTCGGTAGCTTTGCGGTGCCCGCCCAATATCAACATCGCGTGTTGTTCTGGGGCGTGCTGGGGGCGTTGGTGATGCGCGGAGCCATGATCGGGGCTGGCGCAGCCTTAATTCGCGAATTCCACTGGATTATCTATATCTTCGGCGCGTTTTTGATTGTAACTGGGATTAAGATGGCCTTTCATCAAGAACAAACGCTTGATCCGAAAAACAACATTGTGGTACGCACCTTTCGACGGATTATGCCAGTAACCGATGAGTATGAGCATGATAAATTCTTTGTGCGCAAAGCTGGCGTGTTGATGGCAACCCCATTGTTCTTGGTGCTGTTGATGGTTGAAACGACCGACTTGATCTTCGCTGTCGATTCGATTCCAGCGATCTTTGCGGTCACTCAAGAGCCGTTTTTGGTCTATACCGCCAATGTATTTGCGATTCTGGGCTTGCGTTCGTTGTACTTTGTGCTGGCTGGGATGGTGCATAAGTTCCATTATCTCAAGCTTGGTTTGGCCTTCGTGCTCAGCTTTGTAGGTGTCAAGATGCTCTTGGTCGAAACGGCCTTCAAAATTCCTTCGGGCATCTCGTTGGGTGTTGTGGCTGCGATTATCGCAACCGCAATTGGTGCTTCGTTGATTCGCGCTAAGCGCTTGGAAACCGTCAAGAGCTAA